A region from the Acyrthosiphon pisum isolate AL4f chromosome A1, pea_aphid_22Mar2018_4r6ur, whole genome shotgun sequence genome encodes:
- the LOC115033741 gene encoding uncharacterized protein LOC115033741: MNYMSQHFDDFSITVIKILEEMKEIRKENVRIANDNIKLTQEISDLKYRLDGIEQSSLKSTIEIIGIPTIPNEICKETAMNIAQVLNTVIKIEEAYRVPITVNGENKIIARLTQPGMKTAIIANCKLNKTFNLSNFNPTWSKDKRVFINNNLT; encoded by the coding sequence ATGAATTACATGAGTCAACATTTTGATGACTTTAGTATAACAGTTATTAAAATCTTAGAAGAGATGAAAGAGATTCGTAAAGAAAATGTTAGAATCGCAAACGACAATATAAAACTTACTCAAGAAATATCTGATCTTAAATATCGGCTAGATGGCATAGAGCAATCTAGCCTTAAATCTACTATCGAAATAATTGGCATCCCCACAATACCAAATGAAATATGTAAAGAAACTGCCATGAACATAGCGCAAGTACTAAACACAGTCATCAAAATTGAAGAAGCTTATCGTGTACCTATTACAGTGAAcggagaaaataaaattattgctcGATTAACACAACCGGGTATGAAAACAGCCATTATAGCAAACTGCaaactaaataaaacatttaatcttTCCAACTTTAACCCGACATGGTCGAAAGATAAGCgtgtatttatcaataataatctcaCTTAA
- the Tapdelta gene encoding translocon-associated protein delta precursor, translated as MTTTHCILVALSLCAVASSVAGCKYAVESYTTSDAMIVNEAAFIAQVSAECEDSPSNLYAEVEGRLLVAANAGPNKYQVSWLDDFKKARRGDYYVKFYDEAGYGQLRKLLRDGESISSVTPVHSAYVRYPGAYKGVWVNSEFLAAIVSMVVLYFAYTFKSKIVS; from the exons ATGACAACTACCCACTGCATTCTCGTCGCGCTGTCGCTGTGCGCGGTGGCTTCGTCCGTCGCCGGTTGTAAGTATGCCGTCGAGTCGTACACCACCAGCGATGCCATGATCGTCAACGAGGCCGCGTTCATCGCACAGGTCAGCGCCGAGTGCGAGGATTCACCGTCCAACCTGTACGCCGAAGTGGAAGGCCGACTTCTGGTAGCGGCCAATGCTGGTCCGAACAAATACCAA GTCAGTTGGTTAGACGACTTCAAGAAGGCTCGTCGAGGCGATTACTATGTGAAATTTTATGATGAGGCTGGTTACGGTCAACTCAGGAAACTGTTGCGTGATGGAGAATCCATCAGCAGTGTAACGCCTGTACACTCTGCGTACGTCCGTTATCCCGGAGCTTACAAAGGTGTTTGGGTCAATTCTGAATTCCTGGCTGCAATTGTCAGCATGGTAGTTTTGTATTTTGCGTATACGTTCAAGTCAAAAATTGTctcctaa
- the LOC100165671 gene encoding semaphorin-5A — MLFLIFLVVACVNGHKTEPGHHVIPYKDVMSTADTFSEDGVTSYSQLLFDIARKQVVVGARDNIYRLDLDDLKKIEAAHWPAAEEKVQLCLVKGQSVDDCHNYVKVLLSTGKRLFACGTGAFSPQCTWREMENANSVTDTVRGVGKCPYSPLSNITAMITLNGQYFAGSPMDFSGADSAIVRDLGASYLRTKNYDAKWLNEPQFVGSFETDAYVYFLFRESAVEYINCGKRVYSRIARMCKNDVGGQTMLRDNWTTFIKARLNCSLPGDYPFYFDEIQGMTYLPDEGLVYATFTTPSNGIAGSAVCSFNLTAINAAFNGPFKHQASVGSEWIRYNPPHQLNHGHCQRQDPNQILDSSRYQLMDNAVQPTTMDPLYYKPLEILTHIAVDVVPTKPHGSLKVLYVATTEGTVKKITILPKSSATCTLEEWNIFPEGSGSQIMALHYLKVTDSIYVGTRDRVLKIPAQHCGRHRSKEACMNAMDPYCGWNEHVDKCQPPTNGNIMEHNWRQDVTKCPDRSRPIDGGWSSWSTWAACTQNVNGKESADQCLCSSRTCTNPEPKYDGAECQGPTIQVTNCTVHGQWSGWSDWSACTQSCGSAVKVRKRTCGNPAPAFGGRVCVGRDTDEMFCHSNPPCPVSPPVVKEPGWSAWGSWGKCSAKCGGGIRQRSRYCNNPPPQEGQDCIGCSEEYELCNQRPCTDSIKKISAWSPWVPAGNGTHKRYRFSCRTQPDISALSIMQDKEESRLCQDGSCHRLDQPSDSEDSWSEWSPWSTCSADCGGGVQVRTRTCEGPLDNCEGQTTFTRPCNTQQCKGEWSCWTDFSECSVTCGEGVRTRKRNCLLKGVPSDGCDGPYESQEPCYAPCHDMDMGWEDWSEWSVCDKENQKHRTRKCTFDRCLGPDIESVPCFETNEIVSSSSSTLLVCLLSFLTGALVAGAAFCAWQRRQKPKLPSSPHYITTKQNPYVTVPMKEYRAPAKRTPSFTKPTTVGAQHHGNGTTATGTLPRLFNKPTDYETATIKRNSHSLVNGHTMRNRPDLEQEKFF, encoded by the exons AGACAACATATACCGCCTGGACTTGGACGATTTGAAAAAGATCGAGGCCGCACATTGGCCGGCCGCTGAGGAAAAGGTGCAGCTGTGTCTGGTAAAAGGTCAGAGTGTCGACGACTGTCACAATTACGTCAAAGTATTACTGTCCACTGGAAAACGGCTGTTTGCATGCGGTACTGGAGCTTTTTCACCACAGTGCACGTGGAGAGAG ATGGAAAATGCCAACAGCGTGACCGACACCGTGCGCGGGGTGGGCAAGTGTCCGTACAGTCCGCTTTCCAACATCACAGCCATGATCACGCTCAACGGCCAGTACTTTGCCGGTAGCCCGATGGACTTTTCGGGCGCAGACTCGGCCATTGTTCGGGACCTGGGAGCTTCGTATCTGCGGACAAAGAACTATGATGCCAAGTGGCTGAACGAGCCCCAGTTCGTCGGGTCGTTTGAGACCGACGCCTATGTGTACTTTTTGTTCAGAGAAAGTGCAGTGGAGTACATAAACTGTGGCAAG agGGTGTACTCGAGGATTGCTAGGATGTGCAAAAACGATGTTGGCGGACAAACTATGCTGCGAGACAATTGGACCACATTCATTAAGGCCCGTTTAAACTGTTCTTTACCCGGTGACTATCCATTTTACTTTGATGAAATTCAGGGTATGACATATCTACCAGACGAAGGATTGGTGTACGCTACATTTACTACACCGag CAATGGTATAGCTGGATCGGCAGTATGTAGTTTTAACCTTACCGCTATAAACGCGGCGTTTAATGGACCGTTCAAACACCAAGCCAGCGTTGGTTCGGAATGGATACGATATAACCCACCGCATCAACTCAACCACGGACACTGCCAAAGACAGGATCCAAATCAGATACTTGACTCGtcgag ATATCAACTGATGGACAACGCAGTACAGCCCACCACGATGGATCCACTTTATTACAAGCCCTTGGAAATTCTGACACACATTGCTGTGGACGTCGTACCAACCAAACCACACGGATCTTTAAAAGTCTTGTACGTGGCCACGACCGAAGGGACCGTGAAAAAGATTACTATTCTACCGAAATCTTCGGCCACGTGCACACTGGAGGAATGGAACATATTCCCCGAGGGTTCCGGTTCCCAGATCATGGCGTTGCATTATCTGAAAGTCACG GACTCGATTTACGTGGGCACTCGTGACCGGGTGTTGAAAATACCGGCCCAGCACTGTGGCCGACACCGGAGCAAGGAAGCGTGCATGAACGCGATGGACCCCTATTGCGGATGGAACGAGCACGTCGACAAGTGCCAACCGCCGACAAACGGTAACATCATGGAACACAATTGGCGACAGGACGTTACCAAGTGTCCGGACCGGTCGAGGCCGATCGACGGTGGTTGGTCCAGCTGGTCGACATGGGCTGCGTGTACGCAAAACGTTAACGGCAAAGAGTCCGCCGACCAATGCTTGTGTTCGAGCAGAACGTGCACGAACCCCGAACCCAAGTACGACGGGGCCGAATGCCAAGGTCCTACCATACAG GTGACTAATTGCACCGTACACGGACAATGGTCTGGTTGGTCAGATTGGTCGGCATGTACTCAGAGTTGCGGTTCCGCCGTGAAAGTCAGAAAAAGGACTTGTGGGAATCCGGCGCCGGCCTTTGGCGGTCGCGTGTGTGTAGGACGGGACACCGATGAAATGTTTTGCCATTCGAATCCACCTTGTCCAG TTTCACCACCTGTCGTAAAAGAGCCGGGCTGGAGCGCCTGGGGCTCGTGGGGCAAATGCTCGGCCAAGTGTGGTGGAGGTATTCGACAAAGGTCACGGTACTGTAATAACCCACCGCCACAGGAAGGACAGGATTGCATCGGGTGTTCTGAAGAGTACGAACTGTGCAACCAGAGACCGTGCACGGATAGTATAAAGAAGATATCGGCGTGGTCACCGTGGGTGCCGGCTGGCAACGGTACCCATAAAAGATACAGATTCTCGTGCAGAACGCAGCCAGACATTTCGGCATTAAGCATTATGCAGGACAAAGAAGAAAGTAGATTGTGCCAAGATGGATCTTGTCACAGACTTG accAACCATCAGATTCAGAAGACTCGTGGTCAGAATGGTCACCGTGGTCAACGTGTTCTGCTGATTGTGGTGGTGGTGTACAAGTCAGGACTCGAACTTGTGAAGGCCCTTTGGATAATTGTGAGGGACAAACCACATTTACTAGGCCTTGCAATACACAACAATGCAAAG GGGAATGGAGTTGTTGGACAGACTTTAGTGAATGTTCTGTGACTTGCGGTGAAGGCGTCAGAACTCGCAAGCGCAATTGCCTGCTAAAGGGTGTGCCCTCTGATGGATGCGATGGCCCTTATGAAAGCCAAGAACCGTGTTACGCGCCTTGTCATGACATGGATATGGGCTGGGAAGACTGGTCAGAGTGGTCAGTTTGCGATAAGGAGAATCAGAAACATCGGACTAGAAAATGTACTTTTGACCGTTGTTTGGGACCCGACATTGAATCTGTTCCTTGCTTTGAGACAAACGAGATCG TGAGTTCGAGTAGCTCCACGCTGCTGGTGTGCCTGCTGTCCTTTTTGACGGGCGCCTTGGTGGCCGGCGCCGCGTTCTGCGCGTGGCAGAGACGTCAGAAGCCGAAGTTGCCGAGCAGCCCGCACTACATCACCACCAAGCAGAACCCGTACGTGACGGTGCCGATGAAGGAGTACCGCGCGCCCGCCAAGCGAACGCCGTCGTTCACCAAGCCGACCACTGTCGGCGCGCAGCATCACGGCAACGGTACCACGGCCACCGGCACGCTGCCCAGGCTGTTCAACAAGCCGACCGACTACGAGACGGCCACCATCAAGCGGAACAGCCACAGCCTGGTCAACGGGCACACGATGCGCAACCGTCCCGACTTGGAACAGGAGAAGTTTTTCTAA